In a single window of the Elaeis guineensis isolate ETL-2024a chromosome 6, EG11, whole genome shotgun sequence genome:
- the LOC105046510 gene encoding insulin-degrading enzyme-like 1, peroxisomal — protein MKWIFDELVAICETGFHYRDKIPPIHYVVNIASNMQIFPPEDWLVASSLPSKFVPSTIQKVLDELSSKNVRIFWESKKFEGCTDSVEPWYGTPYSIEKVTASTIQQWIENAPDKNLHLPKPNIFIPTDLSLKHIQEKVKFPCLLRKSSFSRLWYKPDTMFFTPKAYVRIDFNCPQSNYSPEAETLTDIFTRLLMDYLNEFAYDAQVAGLYYAIRHTDTGFQVIVVGYNHKMSILLETIIGKIKQFEVKPDRFAVIKETVTKDYENFKFQQPYKQALYYCSLLLEDHTWPWSDELEVLPHLEADDLVEFLPRLLSRTFVECYIAGNVEPHEAESMVQHIEDLLFKAPHPISKPLFPSQHLTNRIVKLEKGLKYYYPVEGLNQKNENSALVHYIQVHQDDIKLNVKLQLFALIAKQPAFHQLRSVEQLGYITALLRRNDSGVWGLQFIIQSTAQDPAKLDTRVDAFLQMFESKLHEMTDEEYKGNVNALIGVKLEKHKNLREESAFYLREISDGTLTFDRRELEVAALRDLKKEELVDFFNNYVKVDVPHKKTLSVHVYGCLHSAEYKQAIQEADPPKVCQINNIFSFRRSRPLYGSFKGGLGQMKL, from the exons ATATTTCCACCAGAAGATTGGCTAGTTGCATCATCATTGCCATCGAAATTTGTTCCAAGTACAATTCAGAAGGTTTTGGATGAGCTGAGCTCAAAAAATGTCAG AATATTCTGGGAGTCTAAAAAATTTGAAGGATGTACGGACTCAGTTGAACCATGGTATGGAACCCCATATTCTATTGAAAAAGTCACTGCCTCCACAATCCAG CAATGGATAGAAAATGCTCCTGATAAGAATCTACATCTTCCAAAGCCTAATATATTCATTCCAACTGATTTGTCACTTAAACATATCCAGGAGAAG gttaaatttCCATGTCTCTTAAGAAAATCGTCATTTTCAAGATTGTGGTACAAACCTGATACTATGTTCTTCACTCCTAAAGCTTACGTCAGAATAGATTTCAACTGCCCCCAGTCAAATTACTCACCTGAAGCAGAGACTCTCACTGATATCTTCACAAGGTTATTAATGGATTATTTGAATGAATTTG CTTATGATGCTCAAGTGGCCGGCCTTTATTATGCAATACGCCACACTGACACTGGATTTCAG GTGATTGTGGTTGGTTATAATCACAAAATGAGTATTCTATTAGAAACTATAATTGGGAAAATCAAGCAGTTTGAAGTTAAACCAGACCGATTTGCTGTGATTAAG GAAACTGTAACAAAGGATTATGAGAATTTTAAATTCCAACAACCATATAAGCAAGCTTTGTACTACTGCTCATTACTACTTGAGGATCATACATGGCCTTGGAGTGATGAACTTGAAGTCCTTCCTCATCTTGAAGCGGATGACCTTGTAGAGTTCTTGCCACGCTTGCTCTCAAGGACCTTTGTAGAGTGTTACATTGCAG GAAATGTTGAACCACATGAAGCAGAATCAATGGTCCAGCATATTGAAGATTTATTATTTAAGGCTCCACATCCCATATCAAAACCTCTATTCCCTTCTCAGCATTTGACAAATAGAATTGTGAAACTTGAAAAAGGTCTAAAGTATTATTACCCAGTTGAGGGCCTAAATCAAAAGAATGAGAATTCTGCACTCGTCCACTATATTCAG GTTCATCAAGATGATATTAAGTTAAATGTTAAACTTCAGCTATTTGCTCTGATTGCGAAGCAACCAGCTTTCCATCAGCTTCGGTCTGTTGAGCAACTTGGTTACATAACTGCGCTTTTGCGAAG GAATGATTCTGGAGTGTGGGGTTTGCAGTTCATCATCCAATCCACAGCACAG GATCCAGCAAAGCTTGATACAAGAGTAGATGCTTTTCTTCAGATGTTTGAAAGTAAACTTCATGAAATGACAGATGAAGAATATAAG GGCAATGTGAATGCACTAATTGGTGTGAAACTAGAGAAACACAAAAACCTCAGGGAGGAATCTGCATTCTATTTGAGAGAAATTTCTGATGGAACTCTGACGTTTGACAGGAGAGAATTGGAG GTTGCAGCACTGAGAGATCTCAAGAAAGAGGAACTGGTGGATTTCTTCAATAACTATGTCAAAGTTGATGTACCACATAAAAAGACTCTCAGCGTGCATGTCTATGGCTGCCTTCATTCTGCCGAGTACAAACAAGCGATCCAAGAAGCAGATCCACCCAAAGTATGTCAAATTAATAATATCTTCAGCTTCAGAAGGTCAAGGCCTCTATATGGTTCTTTCAAAGGGGGCCTTGGCCAGATGAAGCTATGA